A part of Neodiprion pinetum isolate iyNeoPine1 chromosome 4, iyNeoPine1.2, whole genome shotgun sequence genomic DNA contains:
- the LOC124217835 gene encoding spermatogenesis-associated protein 6 isoform X2, translated as MAGRGFSVKIELDLHAITCPGVWLCPNGKIALQLSMFNNCIESHQITPIFPLLFHDKFTFNKVFTGVTTLADLQRSLEEEFFYAELIQWSKPDSRGVILATFETNLVDLLYPAPCSKGLLAGVDVDLLMEPTKYFPGILAPKIEISTRTVIEEVVGICDSTATGAHVVNPKMINSKNAPCFCRKPPNKGIIRQRKVCHSQGRHRSQICRKPCTRCCSQKTSSLEIERVYSPSALNRRSESQSDRCYHGIKKVPKCSCSPSSPLKNSEINAIRDDSHVFESCAVCSKYKCYFACNCKGKDAGYACKCRGNSPKVHGAKNTLDYIGHSSLQKTYGSCLCRPSSAPSPREDPSTLLLKAKIKQLQKAKAKLSYICNSREDDTSELDQCCDHNHDRSSGRQGFYKNLEKFYKRMYKQARMRAEEVDQV; from the exons ATGGCGGGAAGAGGCTTCTCTGTCAAAATAGAGCTGGACTTACATGCG aTAACATGTCCCGGCGTATGGCTTTGTCCTAACGGGAAAATAGCTCTTCAATTAAGTATGTTCAATAATTGCATAGAGTCTCACCAAATAACGCCAATATTTCCGTTACTTTTTCACGACAAATTCACGTTCAACAAAGTTTTTACGGGAGTAACAACGCTCGCAGATTTACAGCGCTCCTtggaagaagaatttttttacgcagAACTAATACAGTGGTCTAAGCCTGATAGTCGGGGTGTTATTTTAGCTACATTTGAAACAAATCTGGTCGATCTTTTATATCCAGCTCCGTGCTCTAAGGGCTTATTGGCCGGAGTCGACGTCGACTTGTTAATGGAACCCACTAAGTACTTTCCA GGAATACTGGctccaaaaattgaaatctcaACACGCACTGTGATCGAAGAAGTCGTAGGAATTTGCGATTCAACTGCTACTGGGGCCCATGTCGTCAATCCAAAGATGATAAACTCAAAg AATGCACCCTGTTTTTGCCGGAAACCTCCAAACAAGGGTATCATCAGGCAACGCAAGGTTTGCCACAGTCAAGGAAGGCACAGATCTCAAATATGTCGAAA ACCGTGCACAAGATG TTGCAGTCAAAAGACAAGCAGTCTTGAGATTGAACGTGTATATTCGCCAAGTGCCTTGAACAGACGCTCGGAATCCCAATCAGACAGATGCTACCATGGGATTAAAAAAGTACCAAAGTGTTCCTGCTCGCCGTCATCCCCACTAAAAAATAGTGAAATCAATGCGATTCGCGACGATTCTCACGTCTTTGAAAGCTGCGCAGTTTGTTCAAAGTACAAGTGTTACTTTGCTTGCAACTGCAAAGGAAAGGACGCAGGATACGCTTGCAAGTGTAGAGGGAATTCACCAAAGGTTCATGGCGCTAAAAACACCTTAGATTATATCGGCCATTCCTCGTTGCAAAAAACGTACGGTTCCTGTTTGTGCAGACCCAGCAGTGCACCAAGTCCACGAGAAGACCCATCGACATTGCT ACTGAaagcaaaaatcaaacaacTACAGAAGGCTAAAGCAAAATTGTCCTATATTTGCAACAGCAGGGAGGATGA CACGTCCGAATTGGATCAATGCTGTGACCATAATCATGACAGAAGTAGTGGAAGACAAGGTTTCTACAAAAATCtagagaaattttataaaagaatGTATAAGCAGGCTAGAATGCGGGCAGAAGAAGTTGACCAGGTGTGA
- the LOC124217835 gene encoding spermatogenesis-associated protein 6 isoform X3 has product MAGRGFSVKIELDLHAITCPGVWLCPNGKIALQLSMFNNCIESHQITPIFPLLFHDKFTFNKVFTGVTTLADLQRSLEEEFFYAELIQWSKPDSRGVILATFETNLVDLLYPAPCSKGLLAGVDVDLLMEPTKYFPGILAPKIEISTRTVIEEVVGICDSTATGAHVVNPKMINSKNAPCFCRKPPNKGIIRQRKVCHSQGRHRSQICRNCSQKTSSLEIERVYSPSALNRRSESQSDRCYHGIKKVPKCSCSPSSPLKNSEINAIRDDSHVFESCAVCSKYKCYFACNCKGKDAGYACKCRGNSPKVHGAKNTLDYIGHSSLQKTYGSCLCRPSSAPSPREDPSTLLLKAKIKQLQKAKAKLSYICNSREDDTSELDQCCDHNHDRSSGRQGFYKNLEKFYKRMYKQARMRAEEVDQV; this is encoded by the exons ATGGCGGGAAGAGGCTTCTCTGTCAAAATAGAGCTGGACTTACATGCG aTAACATGTCCCGGCGTATGGCTTTGTCCTAACGGGAAAATAGCTCTTCAATTAAGTATGTTCAATAATTGCATAGAGTCTCACCAAATAACGCCAATATTTCCGTTACTTTTTCACGACAAATTCACGTTCAACAAAGTTTTTACGGGAGTAACAACGCTCGCAGATTTACAGCGCTCCTtggaagaagaatttttttacgcagAACTAATACAGTGGTCTAAGCCTGATAGTCGGGGTGTTATTTTAGCTACATTTGAAACAAATCTGGTCGATCTTTTATATCCAGCTCCGTGCTCTAAGGGCTTATTGGCCGGAGTCGACGTCGACTTGTTAATGGAACCCACTAAGTACTTTCCA GGAATACTGGctccaaaaattgaaatctcaACACGCACTGTGATCGAAGAAGTCGTAGGAATTTGCGATTCAACTGCTACTGGGGCCCATGTCGTCAATCCAAAGATGATAAACTCAAAg AATGCACCCTGTTTTTGCCGGAAACCTCCAAACAAGGGTATCATCAGGCAACGCAAGGTTTGCCACAGTCAAGGAAGGCACAGATCTCAAATATGTCGAAA TTGCAGTCAAAAGACAAGCAGTCTTGAGATTGAACGTGTATATTCGCCAAGTGCCTTGAACAGACGCTCGGAATCCCAATCAGACAGATGCTACCATGGGATTAAAAAAGTACCAAAGTGTTCCTGCTCGCCGTCATCCCCACTAAAAAATAGTGAAATCAATGCGATTCGCGACGATTCTCACGTCTTTGAAAGCTGCGCAGTTTGTTCAAAGTACAAGTGTTACTTTGCTTGCAACTGCAAAGGAAAGGACGCAGGATACGCTTGCAAGTGTAGAGGGAATTCACCAAAGGTTCATGGCGCTAAAAACACCTTAGATTATATCGGCCATTCCTCGTTGCAAAAAACGTACGGTTCCTGTTTGTGCAGACCCAGCAGTGCACCAAGTCCACGAGAAGACCCATCGACATTGCT ACTGAaagcaaaaatcaaacaacTACAGAAGGCTAAAGCAAAATTGTCCTATATTTGCAACAGCAGGGAGGATGA CACGTCCGAATTGGATCAATGCTGTGACCATAATCATGACAGAAGTAGTGGAAGACAAGGTTTCTACAAAAATCtagagaaattttataaaagaatGTATAAGCAGGCTAGAATGCGGGCAGAAGAAGTTGACCAGGTGTGA
- the LOC124217835 gene encoding spermatogenesis-associated protein 6 isoform X1, with protein MAGRGFSVKIELDLHAITCPGVWLCPNGKIALQLSMFNNCIESHQITPIFPLLFHDKFTFNKVFTGVTTLADLQRSLEEEFFYAELIQWSKPDSRGVILATFETNLVDLLYPAPCSKGLLAGVDVDLLMEPTKYFPGILAPKIEISTRTVIEEVVGICDSTATGAHVVNPKMINSKNAPCFCRKPPNKGIIRQRKVCHSQGRHRSQICRKGTRRKNSATRLLSPSYRPCTRCCSQKTSSLEIERVYSPSALNRRSESQSDRCYHGIKKVPKCSCSPSSPLKNSEINAIRDDSHVFESCAVCSKYKCYFACNCKGKDAGYACKCRGNSPKVHGAKNTLDYIGHSSLQKTYGSCLCRPSSAPSPREDPSTLLLKAKIKQLQKAKAKLSYICNSREDDTSELDQCCDHNHDRSSGRQGFYKNLEKFYKRMYKQARMRAEEVDQV; from the exons ATGGCGGGAAGAGGCTTCTCTGTCAAAATAGAGCTGGACTTACATGCG aTAACATGTCCCGGCGTATGGCTTTGTCCTAACGGGAAAATAGCTCTTCAATTAAGTATGTTCAATAATTGCATAGAGTCTCACCAAATAACGCCAATATTTCCGTTACTTTTTCACGACAAATTCACGTTCAACAAAGTTTTTACGGGAGTAACAACGCTCGCAGATTTACAGCGCTCCTtggaagaagaatttttttacgcagAACTAATACAGTGGTCTAAGCCTGATAGTCGGGGTGTTATTTTAGCTACATTTGAAACAAATCTGGTCGATCTTTTATATCCAGCTCCGTGCTCTAAGGGCTTATTGGCCGGAGTCGACGTCGACTTGTTAATGGAACCCACTAAGTACTTTCCA GGAATACTGGctccaaaaattgaaatctcaACACGCACTGTGATCGAAGAAGTCGTAGGAATTTGCGATTCAACTGCTACTGGGGCCCATGTCGTCAATCCAAAGATGATAAACTCAAAg AATGCACCCTGTTTTTGCCGGAAACCTCCAAACAAGGGTATCATCAGGCAACGCAAGGTTTGCCACAGTCAAGGAAGGCACAGATCTCAAATATGTCGAAA AGGTACTAGAAGAAAGAATTCGGCTACGCGTTTGCTGTCTCCTTCTTACAGACCGTGCACAAGATG TTGCAGTCAAAAGACAAGCAGTCTTGAGATTGAACGTGTATATTCGCCAAGTGCCTTGAACAGACGCTCGGAATCCCAATCAGACAGATGCTACCATGGGATTAAAAAAGTACCAAAGTGTTCCTGCTCGCCGTCATCCCCACTAAAAAATAGTGAAATCAATGCGATTCGCGACGATTCTCACGTCTTTGAAAGCTGCGCAGTTTGTTCAAAGTACAAGTGTTACTTTGCTTGCAACTGCAAAGGAAAGGACGCAGGATACGCTTGCAAGTGTAGAGGGAATTCACCAAAGGTTCATGGCGCTAAAAACACCTTAGATTATATCGGCCATTCCTCGTTGCAAAAAACGTACGGTTCCTGTTTGTGCAGACCCAGCAGTGCACCAAGTCCACGAGAAGACCCATCGACATTGCT ACTGAaagcaaaaatcaaacaacTACAGAAGGCTAAAGCAAAATTGTCCTATATTTGCAACAGCAGGGAGGATGA CACGTCCGAATTGGATCAATGCTGTGACCATAATCATGACAGAAGTAGTGGAAGACAAGGTTTCTACAAAAATCtagagaaattttataaaagaatGTATAAGCAGGCTAGAATGCGGGCAGAAGAAGTTGACCAGGTGTGA
- the LOC124217831 gene encoding nitric oxide-associated protein 1 isoform X2, with translation MLSSRRFLRFTMRYLHDCKRGKIGSESCLRLGQTGYSRSWRSVQTASISSPSTQTDNVNAEEVDTESGVPDEVRQKLLLCEYLDYEKIAVGHKKLVALNKSRAMRAKTQHLKSIAEAPVYSVVVDQLRPREVEKPLENFVDEQNKATTSIPVHMPYSGTNKYNPVETDVEKDPQVQHNGLNVEYKELYEKYMEARKLADNLARIPPEWMTDYEEFDDSQEDENWQLNYGTPNPNSKVSSVPCGGCGALLHCKDSAIPGYLPSEIFLATKTQDLKSLTCQRCHFMTHYNTSLAVNVTPEEYPRLLSSIKNKRAAVILMVDLMDFPCSIWPDILSIIGTKRPVFVVGNKVDLLPRDTKKFIPNLIESLSKAIVETGVHEANIKHVSVISAKTGYGIEELINQLHKIWEYKGHVYLIGCTNSGKSTLFNMLLQSDYCKSKAVDLIQRATISPWPGTTLNLLKFPILRPSAYRLSLRAQRLKRENEIHLLEENLRSTRLRETGDVKYAQLIGHMGRTFSNNDTDEEDASNMGVEKKRLGVNIDKRDYKHSHWCFDTPGTIQPDQILHLLTTDELMATLPKKMIIPRTYIIKPKYTMFLGGLGRLDYFDGDSFIRITVFASEKLPVTMCRLEDADHIYDQLLSTKAFVVPSNDPERLKQWPHLEGKDFEITGVGWDTSAADVILSSAGWVAITPGPEKTANVKGWTPEGRGIHLRTPALLKHSVKLRGTKIRDLPVYRRHKPVYTGG, from the exons ATGCTTTCGTCGCGGAGATTTTTACGCTTCACGATGAGGTATTTGCACGATTGTAAACGCGGCAAAATTGGCAGCGAAAGTTGTTTGAGGTTAGGACAGACCGGGTACAGCCGCTCGTGGCGGAGCGTTCAAACTGCGAGTATCTCGTCGCCGAGCACGCAAACTGACAATGTGAACGCAGAGGAAGTCGACACCGAATCGGGGGTGCCAGACGAGGTGAGACAGAAGCTGCTGCTCTGCGAGTATCTAGACTATGAGAAAATAGCAGTTGGTCACAAAAAACTGGTGGCACTCAATAAGAGTAGGGCGATGCGAGCGAAGACTCAGCATCTTAAGAGTATAGCAGAGGCCCCGGTATACAGCGTTGTGGTGGACCAGCTTCGACCGAGAGAGGTTGAAAAACCCTTAGAAAATTTTGTCGACGAACAAAACAAAGCTACGACATCCATTCCGGTTCACATGCCTTACTCCGGTACAAACAAATACAATCCGGTTGAAACGGATGTGGAAAAAGATCCACAAGTACAACACAACGGTTTGAACGTGGAGTACAAAGAACTGTATGAAAAATACATGGAAGCGAGAAAG CTCGCTGACAACTTGGCTAGAATTCCACCCGAATGGATGACGGATTATGAGGAGTTTGACGACAGCCAGGAAGACGAAAACTGGCAATTAAACTACGGGACTCCAAATCCAAACTCCAAAGTTAGTTCAGTACCATGCGGTGGCTGCGGTGCGTTGCTGCATTGCAAGGATTCGGCCATCCCGGGTTATCTGCCatcggaaatatttttagcGACGAAAACACAGGATTTGAAATCTCTCACTTGCCAACGATGTCATTTCATGACGCACTACAATACTTCCCTCGCCGTTAATGTTACTCCTGAGGAGTATCCAAGACTGTTATCATCTATTAAGAACAAGCGTGCTGCTGTTATCTTGATGGTTGACCTGATGGACTTCCCGTGTAGCATTTGGCCCGATATATTGTCTATCATTGGTACCAAGAGACCAGTCTTTGTTGTCGGCAATAAGGTTGATCTTCTGCCCCGAGACACAAAGAAGTTTATCCCAAATCTTATCGAATCCTTGTCAAAAGCTATTGTCGAAACTGGGGTACACGAGGCAAACATTAAACACGTTTCCGTAATATCTGCAAAAACTGGCTATGGCATTGAAGAACTTATCAATCAATTGCACAAGATTTGGGAATACAAAG GTCATGTTTATTTGATTGGATGCACAAATTCTGGAAAGTCGACATTATTCAACATGTTGCTGCAGTCCGACTACTGCAAGTCAAAGGCCGTTGATCTTATCCAAAGAGCGACCATATCTCCGTGGCCTGGAACAACTTTGAATCTAttgaaatttccaattttaAGACCATCTGCGTATCGCCTTAGTTTGAGAGCACAAAGATTAAAGCGTGAGAATGAAATCCACCTTTTGGAGGAGAATCTTAGAAGTACACGACTTCGTGAAACGGGAGATGTGAAGTATGCACAGTTAATTG gaCATATGGGCAGAACTTTTTCTAACAATGACACAGACGAAGAAGACGCCTCGAATATGGGTGTTGAGAAGAAAAGATTGGGTGTAAACATAGACAAACGAGATTATAAACATTCACACTGGTGTTTTGACACACCAGGCACGATACAACCTGATCAAATATTGCATTTGCTAACCACCGATGAACTGATGGCTACTTTGCCAAAGAAAATGATTATTCCCAGGACATATATAATTAAACCAAAATACACAATGTTTTTGGGTGGATTAGGAAGACTGGATTATTTCGATGGTGATTCATTCATCAG GATCACGGTATTCGCGAGTGAGAAGCTACCGGTGACTATGTGTCGTCTTGAAGATGCAGATCACATTTACGATCAATTATTGTCCACAAAAGCTTTTGTTGTACCTTCGAATGATCCTGAGCGTCTGAAGCAGTGGCCTCACTTGGAaggaaaagattttgaaattaccGGAGTTGGATGGGACACGTCTGCGGCTGACGTTATACTTTCAAGTGcag GTTGGGTCGCTATTACTCCTGGACCAGAAAAGACGGCAAATGTGAAAGGCTGGACACCAGAAGGGAGAGGAATCCATCTAAGAACTCCAGCTCTTCTGAAACATTCAGTTAAGTTACGGGGCACAAAAATCAGGGATCTTCCAGTATATCGCCGTCATAAACCAGTATACACTGGAGGGTAA
- the LOC124217831 gene encoding nitric oxide-associated protein 1 isoform X1, which produces MLSSRRFLRFTMRYLHDCKRGKIGSESCLRLGQTGYSRSWRSVQTASISSPSTQTDNVNAEEVDTESGVPDEVRQKLLLCEYLDYEKIAVGHKKLVALNKSRAMRAKTQHLKSIAEAPVYSVVVDQLRPREVEKPLENFVDEQNKATTSIPVHMPYSGTNKYNPVETDVEKDPQVQHNGLNVEYKELYEKYMEARKVQSPDSVEDSETLDEETETKSTFQLADNLARIPPEWMTDYEEFDDSQEDENWQLNYGTPNPNSKVSSVPCGGCGALLHCKDSAIPGYLPSEIFLATKTQDLKSLTCQRCHFMTHYNTSLAVNVTPEEYPRLLSSIKNKRAAVILMVDLMDFPCSIWPDILSIIGTKRPVFVVGNKVDLLPRDTKKFIPNLIESLSKAIVETGVHEANIKHVSVISAKTGYGIEELINQLHKIWEYKGHVYLIGCTNSGKSTLFNMLLQSDYCKSKAVDLIQRATISPWPGTTLNLLKFPILRPSAYRLSLRAQRLKRENEIHLLEENLRSTRLRETGDVKYAQLIGHMGRTFSNNDTDEEDASNMGVEKKRLGVNIDKRDYKHSHWCFDTPGTIQPDQILHLLTTDELMATLPKKMIIPRTYIIKPKYTMFLGGLGRLDYFDGDSFIRITVFASEKLPVTMCRLEDADHIYDQLLSTKAFVVPSNDPERLKQWPHLEGKDFEITGVGWDTSAADVILSSAGWVAITPGPEKTANVKGWTPEGRGIHLRTPALLKHSVKLRGTKIRDLPVYRRHKPVYTGG; this is translated from the exons ATGCTTTCGTCGCGGAGATTTTTACGCTTCACGATGAGGTATTTGCACGATTGTAAACGCGGCAAAATTGGCAGCGAAAGTTGTTTGAGGTTAGGACAGACCGGGTACAGCCGCTCGTGGCGGAGCGTTCAAACTGCGAGTATCTCGTCGCCGAGCACGCAAACTGACAATGTGAACGCAGAGGAAGTCGACACCGAATCGGGGGTGCCAGACGAGGTGAGACAGAAGCTGCTGCTCTGCGAGTATCTAGACTATGAGAAAATAGCAGTTGGTCACAAAAAACTGGTGGCACTCAATAAGAGTAGGGCGATGCGAGCGAAGACTCAGCATCTTAAGAGTATAGCAGAGGCCCCGGTATACAGCGTTGTGGTGGACCAGCTTCGACCGAGAGAGGTTGAAAAACCCTTAGAAAATTTTGTCGACGAACAAAACAAAGCTACGACATCCATTCCGGTTCACATGCCTTACTCCGGTACAAACAAATACAATCCGGTTGAAACGGATGTGGAAAAAGATCCACAAGTACAACACAACGGTTTGAACGTGGAGTACAAAGAACTGTATGAAAAATACATGGAAGCGAGAAAGGTACAATCGCCAGACTCGGTCGAGGACTCCGAAACTTTGGACGAGGAAACTGAGACTAAGTCTACGTTTCAGCTCGCTGACAACTTGGCTAGAATTCCACCCGAATGGATGACGGATTATGAGGAGTTTGACGACAGCCAGGAAGACGAAAACTGGCAATTAAACTACGGGACTCCAAATCCAAACTCCAAAGTTAGTTCAGTACCATGCGGTGGCTGCGGTGCGTTGCTGCATTGCAAGGATTCGGCCATCCCGGGTTATCTGCCatcggaaatatttttagcGACGAAAACACAGGATTTGAAATCTCTCACTTGCCAACGATGTCATTTCATGACGCACTACAATACTTCCCTCGCCGTTAATGTTACTCCTGAGGAGTATCCAAGACTGTTATCATCTATTAAGAACAAGCGTGCTGCTGTTATCTTGATGGTTGACCTGATGGACTTCCCGTGTAGCATTTGGCCCGATATATTGTCTATCATTGGTACCAAGAGACCAGTCTTTGTTGTCGGCAATAAGGTTGATCTTCTGCCCCGAGACACAAAGAAGTTTATCCCAAATCTTATCGAATCCTTGTCAAAAGCTATTGTCGAAACTGGGGTACACGAGGCAAACATTAAACACGTTTCCGTAATATCTGCAAAAACTGGCTATGGCATTGAAGAACTTATCAATCAATTGCACAAGATTTGGGAATACAAAG GTCATGTTTATTTGATTGGATGCACAAATTCTGGAAAGTCGACATTATTCAACATGTTGCTGCAGTCCGACTACTGCAAGTCAAAGGCCGTTGATCTTATCCAAAGAGCGACCATATCTCCGTGGCCTGGAACAACTTTGAATCTAttgaaatttccaattttaAGACCATCTGCGTATCGCCTTAGTTTGAGAGCACAAAGATTAAAGCGTGAGAATGAAATCCACCTTTTGGAGGAGAATCTTAGAAGTACACGACTTCGTGAAACGGGAGATGTGAAGTATGCACAGTTAATTG gaCATATGGGCAGAACTTTTTCTAACAATGACACAGACGAAGAAGACGCCTCGAATATGGGTGTTGAGAAGAAAAGATTGGGTGTAAACATAGACAAACGAGATTATAAACATTCACACTGGTGTTTTGACACACCAGGCACGATACAACCTGATCAAATATTGCATTTGCTAACCACCGATGAACTGATGGCTACTTTGCCAAAGAAAATGATTATTCCCAGGACATATATAATTAAACCAAAATACACAATGTTTTTGGGTGGATTAGGAAGACTGGATTATTTCGATGGTGATTCATTCATCAG GATCACGGTATTCGCGAGTGAGAAGCTACCGGTGACTATGTGTCGTCTTGAAGATGCAGATCACATTTACGATCAATTATTGTCCACAAAAGCTTTTGTTGTACCTTCGAATGATCCTGAGCGTCTGAAGCAGTGGCCTCACTTGGAaggaaaagattttgaaattaccGGAGTTGGATGGGACACGTCTGCGGCTGACGTTATACTTTCAAGTGcag GTTGGGTCGCTATTACTCCTGGACCAGAAAAGACGGCAAATGTGAAAGGCTGGACACCAGAAGGGAGAGGAATCCATCTAAGAACTCCAGCTCTTCTGAAACATTCAGTTAAGTTACGGGGCACAAAAATCAGGGATCTTCCAGTATATCGCCGTCATAAACCAGTATACACTGGAGGGTAA